Proteins co-encoded in one Campylobacter concisus genomic window:
- the hpf gene encoding ribosome hibernation-promoting factor, HPF/YfiA family: MNISIVGKQFELTEPIKNYIQDAFDTLGKYNLDIISARCVVAADEKQGKKGFNAEFSLNMAHKDTIVVRQKDKDLYAAIDLAIEKASKVLRREHDKKFTVKGKADDKEFRSRIGEEKIEGVEEIVPMELEIYKPLEVEEALEKLKSSDKQFYVFNDVDAKMRVIYKRTDGTFGLY, encoded by the coding sequence ATGAACATAAGCATTGTAGGAAAACAATTTGAGCTAACAGAGCCAATCAAAAACTATATCCAAGACGCTTTTGATACACTTGGCAAATACAATCTCGACATTATCTCAGCAAGATGTGTTGTAGCAGCCGATGAAAAACAAGGGAAAAAAGGCTTTAATGCAGAATTTTCTCTAAATATGGCTCACAAAGATACGATAGTCGTTCGCCAAAAAGATAAAGATCTTTACGCTGCGATCGATCTTGCTATCGAAAAAGCATCAAAAGTTTTAAGAAGAGAGCATGATAAGAAATTTACTGTTAAAGGCAAGGCTGACGACAAAGAATTTCGCTCAAGAATAGGCGAAGAAAAGATCGAAGGTGTTGAAGAGATCGTGCCTATGGAGCTTGAAATTTATAAACCACTTGAGGTTGAAGAAGCACTTGAAAAACTAAAATCAAGCGATAAACAATTTTACGTATTTAACGATGTTGACGCAAAAATGCGTGTGATCTACAAAAGAACAGACGGAACTTTTGGTCTATACTAA
- a CDS encoding type II secretion system protein, with translation MKKTKKAFTLIELIIVITVLGVISLMSFNTLMNLYQNYFQSKVINELETQSEIALEQISMLLSHRIKQSVIARKKNGDYLALNDSGVNLSSDFEILEFIPAAYELFDGINEYKGDDTNGDPIIEEGIYSGYVDLANSSVANGLKSPGSKFNDAFRNGVMDLTCENDSDEEDVNSGSRCINANNENGGLVAIFSSILYRVGSSFGYQENLDQRHLDIAKVGIQSIDTLKISSDFKNKKISEQYKLAYTAIAIAPAEQSAEDIQNGSFDLKIYYNYRPWLNESFKKFSPTSTKAIKAESATLAKHVTRFVFTEKNGVIVLKLCLKAEKSEITICKSKAVY, from the coding sequence ATGAAAAAAACAAAAAAAGCTTTTACATTAATTGAGCTAATAATAGTCATCACCGTGCTTGGCGTTATCTCACTTATGAGCTTTAACACACTTATGAATTTATATCAAAACTATTTTCAAAGCAAAGTAATAAACGAACTAGAAACACAAAGCGAAATCGCTCTAGAGCAAATTTCAATGCTACTTAGCCACAGAATCAAACAAAGCGTTATCGCTAGAAAAAAAAATGGAGATTATCTAGCCCTAAATGATAGTGGCGTAAATTTAAGTAGTGACTTTGAAATTTTAGAATTTATCCCAGCTGCTTATGAGCTATTTGATGGCATAAACGAATATAAAGGAGATGATACTAACGGAGATCCGATCATCGAAGAAGGCATATATAGCGGATATGTAGATCTAGCAAATAGCTCTGTTGCAAATGGACTAAAAAGTCCTGGAAGCAAATTTAATGATGCTTTTAGAAACGGCGTAATGGACTTGACCTGCGAAAATGATAGCGATGAAGAAGATGTAAATAGTGGCTCTAGGTGCATAAACGCCAATAATGAAAATGGTGGTTTAGTAGCGATATTTTCTAGCATACTTTATAGGGTTGGTAGCAGCTTTGGCTATCAAGAAAATTTAGACCAAAGGCACTTAGATATCGCAAAAGTAGGCATACAATCAATCGACACGCTTAAAATTTCAAGTGATTTTAAAAATAAAAAAATTTCAGAACAGTATAAACTAGCTTACACAGCCATTGCCATAGCGCCAGCTGAGCAAAGTGCCGAGGATATACAAAACGGCTCTTTTGACCTTAAAATTTACTACAACTATAGGCCATGGCTAAATGAAAGCTTTAAAAAATTTAGCCCAACATCTACAAAGGCCATCAAAGCCGAAAGTGCAACACTAGCTAAACACGTAACAAGATTTGTCTTTACAGAAAAAAATGGAGTCATCGTGCTAAAGCTTTGCCTTAAAGCAGAAAAATCAGAAATAACCATTTGCAAGTCAAAGGCGGTTTATTGA
- a CDS encoding methylated-DNA--[protein]-cysteine S-methyltransferase yields MSKAYLKSPIGILEIVASKNGICEINFVDKFEKIAVKDENLKLCLDELEAYFNGKLKKFSVRLDIKTTNFRAKIYEALQKVPYGETTTYASLALAAGHKDAYRAAGSANAKNPVPIIIPCHRVLASSGLGGYSGGDGLPTKIWLLEHEAKHK; encoded by the coding sequence GTGTCAAAAGCTTACCTAAAATCGCCTATCGGAATTTTGGAGATCGTTGCAAGTAAAAATGGAATTTGTGAGATAAATTTTGTAGATAAATTTGAAAAAATTGCAGTAAAAGATGAAAATTTAAAGCTTTGCTTGGATGAGCTAGAGGCTTATTTTAATGGCAAGCTTAAAAAATTTAGCGTAAGGCTTGATATAAAAACAACTAATTTTAGAGCAAAAATTTACGAGGCTTTACAAAAAGTACCATACGGAGAAACGACCACATACGCGTCCCTAGCACTTGCCGCAGGTCACAAAGATGCCTACCGAGCGGCAGGATCAGCAAATGCTAAAAATCCAGTGCCTATCATCATCCCTTGTCACAGAGTGCTAGCTAGCAGTGGGCTTGGCGGATACTCGGGTGGAGATGGCTTGCCAACTAAAATCTGGCTTTTAGAGCATGAAGCAAAGCATAAATAG
- a CDS encoding outer membrane protein assembly factor BamD, whose product MKRFSKFLAVVALLGLFSGCAEKYTELYNLTPDEWYAQVIADIKDGDLEAADKHYVSMASEHVASPLLEQILLILAQAHANDEEYLMANHYLDEYIKRYGDNGPKTEFAQYLKIKANFDSFTQPNRNQKLMEDSVTEIEKFLYMYPNTEYKPLIETMLIKFKLALYFLDMQIADLYNRTGRDVSAKIYEQKLEDSPFRNSDLIKPDVAWYRKLFE is encoded by the coding sequence ATGAAAAGATTTTCTAAATTTCTAGCAGTTGTAGCTCTTTTGGGGCTTTTTAGTGGTTGTGCTGAAAAATATACCGAGCTTTACAATCTAACTCCTGATGAGTGGTATGCTCAGGTTATCGCTGATATAAAAGACGGTGATCTTGAAGCGGCCGATAAACACTACGTTTCAATGGCTAGCGAGCACGTAGCAAGCCCGCTTTTGGAGCAAATTTTACTCATCCTTGCCCAAGCTCACGCAAATGACGAAGAGTATCTAATGGCAAATCACTATCTTGACGAGTATATCAAAAGATACGGCGACAACGGCCCAAAAACAGAGTTTGCTCAGTATCTAAAGATAAAAGCAAATTTTGACTCATTTACCCAGCCAAACCGTAATCAAAAGCTTATGGAAGATAGCGTAACGGAGATTGAGAAATTTCTTTATATGTATCCAAATACTGAATATAAGCCACTTATTGAGACTATGCTTATTAAATTCAAGCTCGCACTTTATTTCCTTGATATGCAAATAGCAGATCTTTACAATAGGACCGGTCGTGATGTTTCGGCTAAAATTTATGAGCAAAAGCTTGAAGATTCGCCGTTTAGAAACTCGGATCTTATCAAACCTGACGTGGCATGGTATAGAAAACTGTTTGAATAG
- the fliW gene encoding flagellar assembly protein FliW yields the protein MIFSVKSPILGFEHIKTMELIELDKFFVKLASKDDETSFTMINPFALRSYEFDIPSYYEDLMEIKESSQLRIYNIIVVALPLEKSTVNFIAPIVCNMDNMTLSQVVLDIAKYPQYGQAEMIENFIQK from the coding sequence ATGATTTTTAGTGTTAAAAGCCCTATTTTAGGCTTTGAGCATATCAAGACGATGGAGTTAATTGAACTTGATAAATTTTTTGTTAAGCTAGCAAGCAAAGATGATGAGACATCTTTTACAATGATAAATCCTTTTGCGTTAAGAAGCTACGAATTCGATATTCCAAGCTATTATGAAGATCTTATGGAGATTAAAGAAAGCTCTCAACTTAGAATTTATAACATTATCGTTGTTGCACTCCCGCTTGAAAAATCAACTGTAAATTTTATAGCTCCTATTGTTTGCAATATGGACAATATGACCTTATCCCAAGTCGTTTTAGACATTGCCAAATATCCTCAGTACGGGCAAGCTGAAATGATAGAAAATTTTATACAAAAATAG
- a CDS encoding type II secretion system protein, giving the protein MVKRGGFSLIELILSVLVVAIVSASLPLAVRTTSNLSEQSLMQEGLMNAKTYMSLILKAPFSDQVLIAGKNTMPSSITTQEAIIFPLIICDQGANPDFYEKSGVKGEGHRILAYPVQNSSACATRPSDSKLPESIKSVNFKVKSIKNFNTQKSISPTASTTKRDFIIDTETTPTITNGADKFVVSTPLNDNDVLQIKLDTTMKTTKESKSVLYGYAFNIGESSTLSVKEWK; this is encoded by the coding sequence GTGGTAAAAAGAGGTGGCTTTTCATTGATAGAGCTTATCTTATCAGTGCTTGTAGTGGCCATAGTAAGTGCAAGCCTACCACTAGCAGTAAGAACTACTTCAAATTTAAGCGAGCAATCCTTAATGCAAGAAGGACTAATGAATGCTAAAACCTATATGTCATTAATATTAAAAGCACCATTTAGCGATCAAGTCTTAATAGCCGGTAAAAATACCATGCCATCATCTATAACCACCCAAGAGGCTATAATTTTTCCTCTTATTATCTGCGATCAAGGGGCAAATCCAGATTTTTATGAAAAAAGCGGTGTAAAAGGTGAAGGACATAGGATACTTGCATATCCAGTGCAAAATTCATCTGCATGTGCCACAAGGCCTAGTGATTCAAAGCTTCCAGAATCAATCAAAAGTGTAAATTTTAAAGTAAAATCTATCAAAAATTTTAATACCCAAAAATCCATCTCACCAACTGCTAGCACCACCAAACGCGACTTTATCATAGACACAGAAACGACTCCAACCATAACAAATGGAGCTGATAAATTTGTAGTTAGCACTCCTTTAAACGATAACGACGTTTTACAGATAAAGCTAGATACGACTATGAAAACTACAAAAGAGAGCAAAAGCGTACTTTATGGATATGCCTTTAATATAGGTGAAAGCAGTACTCTAAGTGTAAAAGAATGGAAATGA
- a CDS encoding nitric-oxide reductase large subunit, whose amino-acid sequence MREYKKYWLALVAVLVICFSILGYYGVEVYRSSPPVVNFTDENGNVVIDKESIYKGQEAWQSIGGMQVGSVWGHGAYQAPDWSADWLHKELVIFLELKADEIYHSKYADLNDEQKANLKVLLKKEYRENGVKDDKIVLSSDRLKAMKQVSQEYSSLFGNDPKFKSLREAYAMKENTLPNASDRDDLNNFFFWSAWATAANRPNSDATYTNNWPHEPLIDNVPTSENIFWSIASVVILIAGIGFLVWFSSFYGKKDDEKLEAINEDPLSKLSLTPSQKALKKYLFVTLALFAFQILIGGFTAHYTVEGQEFYGINLSAYIPYSLARTWHIQASIFWIATGFLAGGLFLAPIINGGKDPKFQKLGVDLLFYALLILVVGSFAGEYLAIANIMPINLSFWFGHQGYEYIELGRVWQIILFVGLVIWMLLLLRGFIGGFKNKGDKNLLAIFAASAVAVGLFYGAGLFYGQRSPLPVMEYWRWWVVHLWVEGFFEVFATASLAFVFVSLGLVSKRFATFSTLASASLFLVGGIPGTFHHLYFAGTTTPIMAVGASFSALEVVPLVLLGAEAYEHYRLQFAQTWAKTLKWPLYCFIAVAFWNMLGAGVFGFLINPPISLFYIQGLNTTPVHGHAALFGVYGFLALGFVWLVATYLFKGQEFDEKLMKVGFWGLNIGLMLMIVLSLLPIGIYQAFASLEHGMWYARSAELLQQSHLQNLRWVRMIGDTILIIGGISFLAQLLKFMLNKKA is encoded by the coding sequence ATGCGTGAATACAAAAAGTATTGGCTAGCACTTGTTGCAGTACTAGTAATTTGCTTTAGTATTTTAGGCTACTACGGCGTTGAGGTTTATAGAAGCTCGCCACCAGTTGTAAATTTTACAGATGAGAATGGCAATGTCGTGATCGACAAAGAGAGCATCTATAAAGGTCAAGAGGCCTGGCAAAGCATAGGAGGTATGCAAGTTGGCTCTGTTTGGGGACACGGTGCATATCAAGCACCTGATTGGAGTGCGGACTGGCTTCACAAAGAGTTGGTTATATTTTTAGAGTTAAAAGCAGATGAAATTTATCACTCAAAATATGCTGATTTAAATGATGAGCAAAAGGCAAATCTAAAAGTTCTACTTAAAAAAGAGTACCGAGAAAATGGCGTAAAAGACGATAAAATCGTACTTAGTAGTGATAGATTAAAGGCTATGAAACAAGTAAGCCAAGAGTATTCATCACTTTTTGGAAATGACCCTAAGTTTAAATCTTTAAGAGAAGCTTATGCGATGAAAGAAAATACTCTTCCAAATGCTTCTGATAGAGATGATCTTAATAACTTTTTCTTCTGGTCAGCCTGGGCAACCGCAGCAAATAGACCTAATAGCGATGCTACATACACAAATAACTGGCCACATGAGCCACTAATCGATAATGTACCAACAAGCGAAAATATCTTTTGGTCAATCGCAAGCGTTGTAATACTTATTGCTGGTATTGGATTTCTTGTTTGGTTTAGCTCTTTTTATGGCAAAAAAGATGATGAAAAGTTGGAAGCTATTAACGAAGATCCACTTAGTAAATTAAGCCTAACTCCATCTCAAAAAGCTCTTAAAAAATATCTTTTTGTAACTTTGGCTCTTTTTGCATTCCAAATTTTAATAGGCGGTTTTACAGCTCACTATACAGTCGAAGGACAAGAATTTTACGGTATAAATTTATCAGCTTATATTCCTTATTCACTTGCTAGAACATGGCACATTCAGGCTAGTATTTTCTGGATTGCGACAGGATTTTTAGCAGGCGGTCTTTTCCTAGCACCTATTATAAATGGCGGTAAAGATCCAAAATTCCAAAAGCTTGGCGTAGATTTACTATTTTATGCACTACTAATCCTTGTAGTTGGCAGTTTTGCTGGTGAGTATTTAGCGATTGCAAATATTATGCCTATAAATTTAAGCTTTTGGTTTGGACACCAAGGATACGAATATATCGAGCTTGGACGTGTTTGGCAAATTATTTTATTTGTTGGCCTTGTCATTTGGATGCTACTTTTACTTCGCGGATTTATCGGCGGATTTAAGAACAAAGGTGACAAAAATTTACTTGCTATCTTTGCAGCTTCAGCCGTTGCAGTTGGATTATTTTACGGAGCAGGATTATTTTACGGCCAAAGAAGTCCACTTCCAGTGATGGAATACTGGCGCTGGTGGGTTGTACACCTTTGGGTTGAAGGCTTTTTTGAGGTCTTTGCTACCGCTTCACTTGCTTTTGTATTTGTTAGTCTTGGTCTTGTTTCAAAGAGATTTGCTACGTTTTCAACACTTGCGAGTGCATCACTTTTCCTAGTAGGCGGAATTCCAGGAACTTTCCACCACTTATATTTTGCAGGCACTACAACACCTATAATGGCAGTTGGCGCTAGCTTCTCAGCACTTGAGGTAGTTCCTCTTGTATTGCTTGGCGCTGAAGCTTATGAGCACTACAGACTTCAGTTTGCTCAAACTTGGGCTAAGACATTAAAATGGCCACTTTACTGCTTTATCGCAGTTGCTTTCTGGAATATGCTAGGCGCTGGTGTATTTGGATTTTTAATCAATCCTCCAATTTCATTATTTTATATCCAAGGCCTAAATACGACTCCAGTTCACGGACATGCTGCGCTATTTGGCGTTTATGGATTTTTGGCACTTGGATTTGTTTGGCTAGTAGCTACTTATCTATTCAAAGGTCAAGAATTTGATGAGAAACTTATGAAAGTAGGTTTTTGGGGCTTAAATATAGGCCTTATGCTAATGATCGTGCTTTCACTACTTCCAATAGGAATTTATCAAGCATTTGCAAGCCTAGAGCATGGTATGTGGTATGCAAGAAGTGCTGAGCTTTTACAACAATCACACTTACAAAATTTAAGATGGGTAAGAATGATTGGCGATACGATTTTAATAATCGGTGGAATCAGCTTCCTTGCACAACTTCTAAAATTTATGCTTAATAAAAAAGCTTAA
- the lon gene encoding endopeptidase La, translated as MQINENKGFPTEIPIIVEDELFLYPFMITPLFLSDDENLKALELAIQEETPILVVPTKPQQDGARDFDGIYDAGVIGTIMRRVPLPDGRVKVLFQGIDKGKILKQSGINPLRGIVDMLHVKRPSQVKTDALIVVLREKVRELSQFSHFFPPDLLKTIEESAEAIRVCDLVSSALRLKKQIAYSFFVEENLEQRLLKLIDYVIEEIEANKLQKEIKNKVHSKIDKTNKEYFLKEQLKQIQAELGADTSREEELEEYRKKLDAKKKFMAEDAYKEIKKQIDKLSRMHPDSADANTLQSYLDWVLEIPFENVAKKKSSIAEVSKHLNADHYSLEKPKERIEEYFALRELLELRGVGEKVNNGAILCFAGPPGVGKTSLANSIAKALKRELVRIALGGLEDVNELRGHRRTYIGAMPGRIVQGLIEAKQMNPVVVLDEIDKVGRSYRGDPTAVLLEILDPEQNNKFRDYYLNFNIDLSKIIFIATANDVSMIPAALRDRMEFIELSSYTPQEKFEIAKKYLLPQELKKHGLKPSDVSISKEALELIISDYTRESGVRNLRRRIADILRKVAKNILTKKNEGKISVTAKNLKEFLEKKVYEIEPADKKDQIGLVNGLAWMSVGGDVLRIEAIRIQGKGNMQITGQLGDVMKESAQIAFSVVKVLIDNKKLKVPMAIVPKFDDDKHKLEASDVYRRYDLHLHVPEGAVPKDGPSAGITMATAIASILTDTKVRHDIAMTGEITLTGRVLPIGGLKEKLIAAHKAGIKTALIPRKNYDRDLVDIPAEVKADMKIIAVDTIDDVLKNALVAKK; from the coding sequence TTGCAAATAAACGAAAATAAAGGCTTCCCAACCGAAATTCCCATCATTGTTGAAGACGAGCTATTTTTATATCCATTTATGATAACTCCGCTTTTTTTAAGCGACGATGAAAATTTAAAGGCACTCGAACTTGCCATACAAGAAGAGACTCCGATCCTTGTGGTACCCACAAAGCCTCAGCAAGACGGCGCTAGAGACTTTGATGGTATCTATGATGCTGGTGTGATCGGCACGATAATGCGCCGTGTGCCACTACCCGATGGACGCGTGAAGGTACTATTTCAGGGCATTGATAAAGGTAAAATTTTAAAACAATCAGGCATAAATCCGCTCCGTGGCATTGTCGATATGCTCCACGTCAAGCGCCCATCGCAGGTCAAAACTGACGCACTCATAGTGGTTTTAAGAGAAAAAGTAAGAGAGCTTTCGCAGTTTAGCCATTTTTTCCCGCCTGATCTTTTAAAAACGATCGAAGAGAGCGCTGAGGCGATCAGGGTTTGTGACCTAGTTTCAAGTGCACTTCGCTTAAAAAAACAGATCGCATATAGTTTTTTTGTCGAGGAAAATTTAGAGCAGCGCTTGCTAAAACTAATTGACTACGTCATCGAAGAGATCGAGGCAAATAAACTTCAAAAAGAGATAAAAAATAAAGTCCATTCAAAGATCGATAAGACAAATAAAGAGTACTTTTTAAAAGAGCAGTTAAAGCAAATCCAAGCCGAACTTGGAGCGGACACGAGCCGTGAAGAGGAGCTTGAAGAGTACCGCAAAAAGCTTGATGCGAAGAAGAAATTTATGGCTGAGGATGCCTACAAAGAGATCAAAAAACAAATAGATAAGCTTTCGCGTATGCACCCAGACTCAGCTGATGCAAACACTTTGCAAAGCTATCTTGATTGGGTACTTGAGATACCATTTGAAAATGTAGCTAAGAAAAAATCATCTATCGCTGAAGTGAGCAAGCACCTAAATGCCGATCACTACAGCTTAGAGAAGCCAAAAGAGCGCATCGAAGAGTATTTTGCCTTGCGTGAGCTTTTGGAGCTTAGAGGTGTTGGCGAAAAGGTAAATAACGGCGCCATTTTATGCTTTGCAGGCCCTCCAGGCGTAGGCAAAACAAGCCTTGCAAACTCGATCGCAAAGGCGTTAAAGCGCGAACTAGTTAGGATCGCACTTGGCGGACTTGAGGACGTAAATGAGCTAAGAGGTCACCGCCGCACCTACATAGGCGCTATGCCAGGTCGCATTGTGCAAGGGCTCATAGAAGCTAAGCAGATGAATCCAGTGGTTGTTTTAGACGAGATCGACAAGGTTGGTAGAAGCTACAGAGGCGATCCAACCGCGGTTTTACTTGAAATTTTAGATCCTGAGCAAAATAATAAATTTAGAGATTACTACTTAAATTTCAACATCGATCTTAGCAAGATCATTTTTATCGCTACAGCAAATGATGTAAGCATGATCCCAGCCGCACTTCGAGATAGGATGGAGTTTATCGAGCTTAGCTCATACACTCCACAAGAGAAATTTGAGATCGCTAAAAAATATCTCTTGCCTCAGGAGCTTAAAAAGCATGGTCTAAAACCAAGCGATGTTAGCATCAGCAAAGAGGCACTTGAGCTAATAATTAGCGACTATACAAGAGAGAGCGGTGTGAGAAATTTACGCCGCAGGATCGCTGATATATTAAGAAAAGTCGCCAAAAATATCCTCACTAAAAAAAATGAGGGCAAGATCAGCGTCACGGCTAAAAATTTGAAAGAATTTTTAGAGAAAAAGGTCTATGAGATCGAGCCAGCGGATAAAAAAGATCAGATCGGCCTAGTAAATGGTCTAGCGTGGATGAGTGTTGGTGGCGACGTGCTAAGGATCGAGGCTATCAGGATCCAAGGCAAAGGCAATATGCAGATCACCGGTCAGCTAGGCGACGTGATGAAAGAGAGCGCTCAGATCGCATTTAGCGTTGTTAAAGTGCTGATAGACAACAAAAAACTAAAAGTGCCAATGGCTATCGTGCCAAAATTTGACGACGACAAACACAAGCTAGAAGCCAGCGACGTTTATAGACGCTACGACCTTCACTTGCACGTGCCAGAAGGTGCAGTGCCAAAAGATGGTCCAAGCGCTGGCATAACTATGGCAACTGCGATCGCATCTATACTAACCGACACAAAGGTAAGACACGACATAGCAATGACTGGTGAGATTACGCTAACTGGCAGGGTGCTACCTATCGGCGGACTAAAAGAGAAGCTCATCGCCGCTCACAAAGCTGGCATCAAAACAGCTCTGATACCTCGTAAAAACTACGACCGCGATCTTGTCGACATCCCAGCTGAGGTAAAAGCTGATATGAAGATCATCGCCGTAGATACGATTGATGATGTGCTAAAAAATGCCCTTGTAGCTAAAAAATAA
- a CDS encoding DUF1523 family protein: MITFFKRICVIFIVLLHAFLTLVVDYSFPHYANVQITGGDVKRMDKDGIIDAKNPADGPTRDVYFIYTKDSNNSNKVMAYRNEDTAWGFPFYFKFNSADVQAKAQGFANSDKNVTVKYYGYRISMLQEFRNAISLKESGTDTSWPVASYIFYFILFISLIIWIRKINKAFTPKVSENL, encoded by the coding sequence ATGATTACATTTTTTAAAAGAATTTGCGTTATTTTTATCGTACTCTTACACGCTTTTTTGACTCTTGTAGTTGATTATTCATTTCCACACTATGCAAATGTACAAATCACAGGTGGCGATGTCAAACGTATGGACAAAGATGGTATCATCGATGCTAAAAATCCGGCTGATGGTCCTACTAGAGATGTTTATTTTATCTACACTAAAGATTCTAATAATTCAAATAAAGTCATGGCTTATAGAAATGAAGATACTGCATGGGGATTTCCGTTTTATTTTAAATTTAACTCAGCTGATGTACAAGCCAAGGCTCAGGGCTTTGCAAATAGCGATAAAAACGTAACTGTAAAATATTATGGATATAGAATTTCTATGCTTCAAGAGTTTAGAAATGCCATATCACTAAAAGAAAGCGGTACTGATACTAGTTGGCCGGTAGCTAGCTATATATTTTACTTTATCTTGTTTATCTCGCTAATCATTTGGATAAGAAAGATAAATAAGGCCTTTACACCAAAGGTTAGTGAAAATTTATAG